Proteins encoded in a region of the Rhizobium sp. CC-YZS058 genome:
- a CDS encoding RpiB/LacA/LacB family sugar-phosphate isomerase — protein sequence MKIAIGADSAGKPLLDVIAKHLATKEGLEVTDLSQQGFYADLSQGLAQSIVKGEHERGILFCGTGIGVSISANKVPGIRAALTHDTYSAERAAKSNNAQIITMGARVIGPELAKAIVDTWLSSEFDPNGASADNVKAIDRLDEGK from the coding sequence ATGAAAATCGCCATCGGAGCCGACAGCGCCGGCAAGCCGCTTCTCGACGTCATCGCCAAGCATCTGGCCACCAAGGAAGGCCTGGAGGTCACCGACCTCAGCCAGCAGGGCTTCTATGCGGATCTTTCGCAGGGGCTTGCCCAGTCGATCGTCAAGGGCGAGCACGAGCGCGGCATCCTGTTCTGCGGCACCGGCATCGGCGTGTCGATCTCGGCCAACAAGGTGCCGGGCATCCGCGCCGCGCTGACGCATGACACCTATTCCGCCGAGCGGGCTGCCAAGTCCAACAACGCCCAGATCATCACCATGGGTGCGCGCGTCATCGGGCCGGAGCTTGCCAAGGCGATCGTCGACACCTGGCTTTCCTCCGAGTTCGATCCGAACGGCGCCTCGGCCGACAATGTCAAGGCGATCGATCGCCTCGACGAAGGCAAGTAA
- a CDS encoding pyridoxamine 5'-phosphate oxidase family protein, with protein sequence MAKQFPRLEAQHHSFIAKQHIFFTASAAATGHVNVSPRSTDMLRVVSDTAVLYLDRTGSSNETAAHMKADGRLTIMFCAVDGPPLIMRLYGRGRVIHRDSAEFAERLASLFDGQAPLGARQMVHLDFDLVQTSCGYGVPLFDYREERPQMDAWARAKGEDGIEAYWREKNQKSLDGLPTGLFETPAEAAE encoded by the coding sequence ATGGCCAAGCAGTTTCCTCGCCTCGAGGCGCAACACCACAGCTTCATTGCCAAGCAGCACATTTTCTTCACGGCATCGGCGGCGGCCACTGGCCATGTGAATGTTTCGCCGCGCAGCACCGACATGCTGCGCGTGGTCAGCGATACCGCCGTTCTCTATCTCGACCGCACCGGAAGCAGCAACGAAACCGCCGCGCATATGAAGGCCGATGGCCGGCTGACCATCATGTTCTGCGCCGTGGACGGGCCGCCGCTGATCATGCGGCTCTATGGGCGCGGCCGGGTCATCCATCGCGACAGCGCGGAGTTCGCCGAAAGGCTGGCCTCGCTGTTTGACGGGCAGGCGCCGCTCGGCGCGCGGCAGATGGTGCATCTCGACTTCGATCTGGTGCAGACCTCCTGCGGCTACGGGGTACCGCTGTTCGACTATCGCGAGGAGCGGCCGCAGATGGATGCCTGGGCGCGTGCCAAGGGCGAGGATGGTATCGAGGCCTACTGGCGCGAGAAGAACCAGAAGAGCCTCGATGGCTTGCCGACAGGGCTGTTCGAGACACCGGCCGAGGCTGCGGAATAA
- a CDS encoding exonuclease domain-containing protein produces MPSPCLRVIDLETAGNGANDVCEIGWQDVVRGEDGAWQVTPSRGARFVNPGRPIGVDTMAIHHIRDEDVAGAPFWRDLAPEILRPEGGVVALAAHRAAFEQRYCTPRLTGGTPWICTWKCALRIWPELPRFSNQMLRYLRKPAGLDHETGLPAHRALPDAYVTAHHLRDMLAVASLDTLLAWSLEPGLLPRVPAGPERGKSWEVLSTPVLEAFLTERDIDIRFSASTELRRRGVLPPPPEKAAKAEPAQRKLFE; encoded by the coding sequence ATGCCGTCACCCTGCCTTCGCGTCATTGATCTGGAAACCGCCGGCAACGGCGCAAACGATGTCTGCGAAATCGGCTGGCAGGATGTGGTCCGGGGGGAGGACGGAGCGTGGCAGGTCACGCCGTCGCGCGGCGCGCGTTTCGTCAATCCGGGGCGGCCGATCGGGGTCGATACGATGGCAATCCACCACATCCGCGACGAGGATGTTGCCGGCGCACCCTTCTGGCGGGATCTGGCGCCGGAAATCCTCCGGCCGGAGGGCGGCGTCGTCGCACTCGCCGCCCATCGCGCCGCTTTCGAGCAGCGCTATTGCACGCCGCGGCTGACCGGCGGCACGCCCTGGATCTGCACCTGGAAATGCGCCTTGCGGATCTGGCCGGAGCTGCCCCGCTTCTCCAACCAGATGCTGCGCTACCTGCGCAAGCCTGCGGGGCTCGACCATGAAACCGGCCTGCCTGCCCATCGGGCCCTGCCGGATGCCTATGTGACCGCCCATCATCTGCGCGACATGCTGGCGGTCGCTTCGCTCGACACCTTGCTGGCCTGGAGCCTGGAGCCGGGGCTCCTGCCGCGCGTGCCCGCCGGTCCGGAGCGCGGCAAGAGCTGGGAGGTGCTGAGCACGCCGGTTCTCGAAGCCTTCCTGACCGAACGGGATATCGACATCCGCTTCTCCGCCAGCACGGAGCTGCGCCGCCGCGGCGTGCTGCCCCCGCCGCCTGAAAAGGCGGCGAAGGCGGAACCGGCGCAGCGCAAGCTCTTCGAGTAG
- the nhaA gene encoding Na+/H+ antiporter NhaA, producing the protein MSTSQNYSGGFLRRFIAHEAAAGLVLMGAAALALVVANSPLFEAYDHALHQKIAGLSLLHWINDALMAVFFLLVGLEIKREVVDGQLARWDQRVLPGLAALGGMAAPALFYVLFNLGGPDTLRGWAIPAATDIAFALGVLSLLGPRVPASLKVFLAALAIIDDLGAVVIIALFYTAGLDLWALGGAGVVIVLLVALNRAGVMRLAPYLVLGAVLWFLVLRSGVHATLAGVILALTIPLEIRKPGLSPLFRLEHAIQPWVAFLIVPIFGFANAGVSFAGFSLASLLDPVPLGIAAGLFLGKQLGVFGMLVLVVRSGWAQLPAKASWRQAYGVSLLCGIGFTMSLFIGLLAFPNSVHLQDEVKLGVIMGSVLSGLAGAAVLLRAR; encoded by the coding sequence GTGTCGACATCTCAGAATTACAGCGGCGGCTTTCTCCGCCGCTTCATCGCCCACGAAGCCGCAGCCGGCCTGGTGCTGATGGGCGCGGCGGCGCTCGCGCTCGTCGTCGCCAATTCGCCGCTTTTCGAAGCCTACGACCATGCGCTCCACCAGAAGATCGCCGGGCTGAGCCTGCTTCACTGGATCAACGACGCGCTGATGGCGGTGTTCTTCCTGCTGGTCGGGCTGGAGATCAAGCGCGAGGTGGTGGACGGCCAGCTTGCGCGCTGGGACCAGCGGGTTCTCCCAGGTCTGGCTGCGCTCGGCGGCATGGCCGCGCCAGCGCTCTTCTATGTCCTCTTCAACCTTGGCGGACCCGACACGCTGCGTGGCTGGGCCATTCCGGCGGCAACCGACATTGCCTTCGCGCTCGGCGTCCTCTCGCTGCTCGGGCCCCGCGTGCCGGCCTCTCTCAAGGTGTTCCTGGCCGCGCTCGCCATCATCGACGATCTCGGCGCCGTCGTCATCATCGCCCTGTTCTATACCGCCGGTCTCGACCTCTGGGCGTTGGGGGGCGCGGGTGTCGTCATCGTGCTCCTCGTCGCGCTCAACCGGGCCGGCGTCATGCGGCTTGCGCCCTATCTGGTGCTCGGCGCCGTGCTCTGGTTTCTGGTGCTGCGCTCCGGCGTCCATGCCACACTTGCCGGCGTCATCCTGGCGCTGACCATTCCGCTCGAAATCCGCAAGCCAGGCCTTTCGCCGCTGTTTCGGCTGGAACATGCGATCCAGCCCTGGGTCGCCTTCCTGATCGTGCCGATCTTCGGCTTCGCCAATGCCGGCGTCTCCTTCGCCGGATTCTCGCTCGCTTCCCTGCTCGATCCGGTGCCCCTCGGCATTGCCGCCGGCCTTTTCCTCGGCAAGCAGCTGGGCGTCTTCGGCATGCTGGTTCTGGTGGTGCGCAGCGGCTGGGCGCAGCTGCCGGCGAAGGCCTCCTGGCGCCAGGCCTATGGCGTGTCCCTGCTCTGCGGCATCGGCTTCACCATGAGCCTGTTCATCGGCCTGCTCGCCTTCCCGAATTCCGTCCATCTCCAGGACGAGGTCAAGCTCGGTGTCATCATGGGCTCCGTACTGTCCGGCCTCGCCGGCGCCGCGGTGCTGCTGCGCGCGCGCTGA
- a CDS encoding 2'-5' RNA ligase family protein → MDPLEHAPLILTARMEPAAQERFTALRTAHFPPSRNYLSAHITLFHALPGDELETVQAILAQEAAEQAPLEARVEGIRSLGRGVAYALSCPSLQQSHARLAAAFSPWLSGQDRQGFRPHITVQNKVETQTARALEAELRAAPLPPPFAIEGLELWRYRGGPWEAVSQFPFARPAA, encoded by the coding sequence ATGGACCCGCTCGAACACGCTCCGCTGATCCTGACCGCCCGGATGGAACCGGCGGCGCAAGAGCGCTTCACCGCGCTGCGCACGGCGCATTTCCCGCCCTCGCGCAATTACCTTTCAGCGCATATCACCCTGTTTCATGCCTTGCCGGGGGATGAGTTGGAAACGGTACAGGCGATCCTGGCGCAGGAGGCTGCGGAGCAGGCGCCGTTGGAAGCGCGCGTCGAGGGCATTCGTTCTCTCGGCCGCGGCGTGGCCTATGCCCTGTCCTGCCCTTCGCTGCAGCAGAGCCATGCCCGGCTGGCCGCCGCCTTTTCGCCTTGGCTGAGCGGCCAGGATCGACAAGGCTTCCGGCCGCATATCACGGTGCAGAACAAGGTGGAGACCCAGACAGCACGGGCCCTGGAGGCTGAACTGCGCGCCGCGCCGCTGCCCCCGCCCTTTGCGATCGAAGGCCTGGAACTCTGGCGCTATCGGGGCGGACCCTGGGAGGCGGTGTCTCAATTTCCCTTCGCAAGACCAGCGGCCTGA
- a CDS encoding Gfo/Idh/MocA family oxidoreductase translates to MADEGLDGTPTSVPERALPDRALGVALIGTGFMGKCHALAWRNVAAVFGGAHPRLEILADVTAESAVRFAHQFGFARATARWEEAVEDPRVDVVSITAPNGLHRPMAEAALAAGKHVWLEKPMALTLEDAHAMAAMAAARPGQMTMLGYNYLRSPAFQAARDMVRQGAIGRLLAFRGVYDEDYSADPALPWSWRMTHRQGGLGALGDLGCHLVSQMLALMGPVQALTAQTQIAVPARPSPEGMRPVENEDSALALLTFASGAQGSFATSRVARGRKCRLHWELHGAEGTILFDQENMNELLVHRAGEAGFVRHLTGPDQPDFAAFCPAPGHNFGFNEQKVIEARDLLAAIAGGPNAGPDFAAGLEIERIIHAMARSGGQRITLKEEA, encoded by the coding sequence ATGGCGGATGAGGGCTTGGATGGAACGCCGACAAGTGTGCCGGAACGGGCGCTGCCGGATCGTGCGCTGGGCGTGGCGCTGATCGGCACCGGGTTCATGGGCAAGTGCCATGCGCTGGCCTGGCGCAACGTCGCCGCCGTCTTCGGCGGGGCGCATCCGCGTCTGGAAATCCTGGCGGACGTGACGGCGGAAAGCGCCGTTCGGTTTGCCCACCAGTTCGGCTTTGCCCGCGCGACGGCCCGGTGGGAGGAGGCGGTCGAAGATCCGCGGGTGGATGTCGTTTCGATCACCGCACCCAATGGCCTCCACCGGCCGATGGCGGAAGCGGCGCTGGCCGCCGGCAAGCATGTGTGGCTCGAAAAGCCGATGGCACTGACGCTTGAGGATGCGCACGCCATGGCGGCGATGGCGGCCGCCCGCCCCGGCCAGATGACCATGCTCGGCTATAACTATCTCCGCAGCCCTGCCTTCCAGGCCGCACGCGACATGGTGCGCCAGGGCGCGATCGGCCGGCTGCTGGCCTTTCGCGGCGTCTATGACGAGGATTATTCGGCCGATCCGGCGCTCCCCTGGTCCTGGCGGATGACGCACCGGCAGGGCGGGCTCGGTGCGCTCGGCGATCTCGGCTGCCATCTCGTCAGCCAGATGTTGGCGCTGATGGGGCCTGTCCAGGCGCTCACGGCCCAGACCCAGATCGCCGTGCCGGCGCGGCCCTCGCCGGAGGGGATGCGGCCGGTCGAGAACGAGGACAGCGCGCTGGCGCTGCTCACCTTCGCCTCCGGCGCACAGGGCTCGTTTGCCACCTCGCGCGTCGCCCGCGGCCGGAAGTGCCGGCTGCATTGGGAGCTGCATGGCGCGGAGGGCACCATCCTCTTCGACCAGGAAAACATGAACGAACTCCTCGTCCACCGTGCCGGCGAGGCGGGCTTCGTGCGCCATCTCACCGGGCCGGACCAGCCGGATTTCGCGGCCTTCTGCCCGGCGCCGGGCCATAATTTCGGGTTCAACGAGCAGAAGGTGATCGAGGCGCGCGACCTGCTGGCCGCCATTGCCGGCGGACCGAATGCCGGACCGGACTTTGCGGCGGGGCTGGAGATCGAGCGGATCATCCATGCCATGGCCCGCTCCGGCGGGCAGAGGATTACGCTCAAGGAAGAGGCCTGA
- a CDS encoding heavy metal translocating P-type ATPase produces the protein MIPPLESRYRVSGMDCAGCAAKIDRAVRRIEGVTDVSVSPTAGTLVIRHDDVMDSAGVERTVKGLGYGLTPAPRLRTISEAPVDAPAACCAGHGSSEGGLSVQDGESEAKGTHDHHHGTPGGGLHGHDHGLEAGPWWRSRKGRLTIGAGAALLLAYGLGHVFPGAGSLFFLAALMVGLVPIALRALAAARAGTPFSIEMLMTIAAIGAVVIDAGEEAAAVVFLFLVGELLEGVAALRARRGIEALSALVPKTALLEVDGQTRSVPAETLLAGQTILVRPGDSLAADGEIVSGESQINEASMTGESVPVTKGIGAAVFAGTVNGEGTLRLRVTATASDNMIARIVRLVEEAQEAKAPTERFIDRFSRIYTPGVVLVALLTAVLPPLLMEGAWDAWIYKGLAILLIGCPCALVISVPAAIASALSAGARRGLLVKGGAVLETLAKVDLIAFDKTGTLTAGRPVVTDILSFGAPEAEILRLSAALETGSSHPLAAAILARAKEAGVTPPPVDGGTALGGKGVRGIVEGKALILASPKAIAAETPLSPEIESQIAALNESGKTVSILSVDGRLFGALAMRDDPRPDARAAVSALKARGIRTVMLTGDTARVATAVGADLGIEVKAELLPADKQRIVSALKAEGLTVAKVGDGINDAPALAAADIGIAMGGGADVALETADAALLQARIADVPALVDLSRRTMVNIRQNIAVALGLKAVFLVTTLIGVTGLWPAILADTGATVLVTMNALRLLRT, from the coding sequence ATGATCCCGCCATTGGAAAGCCGATACCGCGTCAGCGGCATGGACTGTGCCGGCTGTGCCGCGAAGATCGACAGGGCCGTTCGCCGGATCGAGGGTGTCACGGATGTCTCCGTCTCGCCCACCGCCGGCACCCTGGTGATCCGCCACGACGATGTAATGGACAGCGCAGGGGTAGAGCGCACGGTGAAGGGCCTTGGCTACGGCCTCACGCCGGCGCCGCGCTTGAGAACAATCTCCGAAGCCCCTGTCGACGCACCGGCTGCCTGCTGTGCGGGGCACGGCTCCAGCGAAGGAGGCCTTTCTGTCCAGGATGGTGAGAGCGAAGCGAAAGGGACCCATGATCACCACCATGGCACGCCCGGCGGCGGCCTTCACGGCCATGATCACGGTCTCGAAGCAGGACCCTGGTGGCGATCGCGCAAGGGGCGGCTGACGATCGGGGCGGGGGCGGCGCTTCTTCTCGCCTATGGCCTCGGCCATGTCTTTCCGGGCGCCGGGTCGCTCTTCTTCCTGGCGGCGCTGATGGTCGGGCTCGTTCCGATCGCGCTGCGGGCGCTCGCCGCGGCGCGGGCAGGCACGCCGTTCTCGATCGAGATGCTGATGACGATTGCCGCCATCGGCGCCGTGGTGATCGATGCCGGCGAAGAGGCGGCGGCGGTCGTGTTTCTCTTCCTGGTCGGCGAATTGCTGGAAGGCGTCGCGGCGTTGCGCGCCCGGCGGGGCATCGAGGCGCTTTCGGCGCTGGTGCCCAAGACCGCGCTGCTGGAGGTCGATGGTCAAACCCGCAGCGTGCCGGCAGAAACGCTGCTGGCGGGGCAAACCATTCTCGTCCGTCCCGGTGACAGCCTGGCGGCCGACGGAGAAATCGTCAGCGGCGAGAGCCAGATCAACGAGGCCTCGATGACGGGCGAAAGCGTGCCGGTGACGAAAGGCATCGGCGCGGCCGTCTTTGCCGGCACGGTGAACGGCGAGGGAACGCTGCGCCTGCGCGTCACCGCGACCGCGTCCGACAACATGATCGCCCGCATCGTCCGGCTGGTCGAGGAGGCGCAGGAGGCCAAGGCCCCGACGGAGCGTTTCATCGATCGCTTCTCGCGGATCTACACGCCGGGCGTGGTTCTTGTCGCACTCCTCACCGCCGTGCTGCCGCCGCTGCTGATGGAGGGCGCCTGGGACGCGTGGATCTACAAGGGGCTTGCCATCCTGCTGATCGGCTGCCCCTGCGCGCTTGTGATTTCCGTGCCGGCGGCCATTGCCTCGGCGCTGTCGGCTGGGGCGCGGCGAGGGTTGCTGGTCAAGGGCGGCGCTGTGCTGGAAACGCTTGCCAAGGTCGATCTGATCGCCTTCGACAAGACCGGCACATTGACCGCCGGTCGCCCGGTCGTGACCGATATTCTGTCGTTCGGGGCGCCGGAGGCGGAGATCCTGCGGCTCTCCGCCGCGCTTGAAACTGGCTCCAGCCACCCGCTTGCCGCCGCAATCCTGGCGCGGGCAAAGGAGGCAGGCGTGACGCCGCCGCCGGTGGACGGGGGCACCGCACTCGGCGGCAAGGGGGTGCGGGGCATTGTCGAAGGCAAGGCGCTCATCCTTGCTTCACCCAAGGCCATCGCCGCCGAAACGCCGCTGTCTCCCGAGATCGAATCCCAGATCGCCGCCTTGAATGAATCCGGCAAAACGGTTTCCATTCTGTCGGTCGATGGCCGGCTGTTCGGCGCGCTCGCCATGCGCGACGACCCGCGGCCGGATGCGCGTGCCGCTGTTTCGGCGCTCAAGGCGCGCGGGATCCGAACGGTGATGCTGACAGGCGACACGGCCCGCGTGGCAACCGCCGTCGGCGCCGATCTCGGCATCGAGGTCAAGGCCGAACTTCTGCCTGCGGACAAGCAGCGTATCGTCTCGGCGCTGAAGGCAGAGGGGCTGACGGTCGCCAAGGTTGGCGACGGCATCAACGACGCGCCGGCCCTTGCCGCCGCCGATATCGGCATTGCGATGGGTGGCGGTGCCGACGTGGCGTTGGAAACGGCCGATGCCGCGCTTCTTCAGGCGCGAATTGCCGATGTCCCGGCCTTGGTCGACCTCTCGCGGCGGACCATGGTCAATATCCGGCAAAACATCGCGGTCGCGCTCGGCCTGAAGGCGGTGTTTCTCGTGACGACCCTGATCGGCGTCACCGGGCTCTGGCCGGCGATCCTCGCCGATACCGGGGCGACCGTGCTGGTGACGATGAACGCGCTGCGGCTGCTGCGGACGTAG
- a CDS encoding isocitrate lyase has protein sequence MSYTAALREAEQLIARSSSWTGMTAEAVARMRLQNRFPTGLDIARYTAPIMRRDMAAYDRDPALYTQSLGCWHGFIAQQKVISIKKHFGTTERRYLYLSGWMVAALRSQFGPLPDQSMHEKTSVPALVAELYTFLRQADARELGALFREIDAARAAGDLARERQLIHAVDTHQTHVVPIIADIDAGFGNAEATYLLAKKMIEAGACALQIENQVSDEKQCGHQDGKVTIPHEEFIAKIRACRYAFLELGIDDGIIVARTDSLGAGLTKQIAYSATPGDIGDQYNSFLDCEDMTGRPVESGEVLITQGGRLMRPRRLRSNLFQFREGTGADRCVLDCIHALDNGADLLWIETEKPHIAQIAGMMDRIRAVRPEAKLVYNNSPSFNWTLNFRQQVFDVWQAEGRDLTGINRAQLMSEQYDETPLGREADDRIRAFQREASARAGIFHHLITLPTYHTAALSTDRLARDYFGAEGMLGYVAQVQKTEIRQGIACVKHQAMAGSDIGDDHKDYFAGEAALKAGGAHNTMNQFAA, from the coding sequence ATGTCCTACACCGCCGCCCTTCGAGAGGCCGAGCAGCTGATTGCCCGCTCCAGCAGCTGGACCGGGATGACCGCCGAGGCCGTGGCCCGCATGCGGCTGCAGAACCGCTTTCCGACCGGCCTCGACATCGCCCGCTACACCGCGCCGATCATGCGGCGGGACATGGCGGCCTATGACCGCGATCCGGCGCTCTACACCCAGTCGCTCGGCTGCTGGCACGGCTTCATCGCCCAGCAGAAGGTCATTTCGATCAAGAAGCATTTCGGCACGACGGAGCGGCGCTATCTCTACCTTTCGGGCTGGATGGTCGCAGCACTCCGCTCGCAGTTCGGTCCCCTGCCCGATCAGTCGATGCATGAGAAGACCAGCGTTCCGGCTCTGGTCGCCGAGCTCTACACCTTCCTGCGCCAGGCCGATGCCCGCGAGCTCGGCGCGTTGTTTCGCGAGATCGACGCGGCGCGGGCGGCCGGGGATCTGGCGCGCGAACGCCAGCTGATCCATGCGGTCGATACGCATCAGACCCATGTCGTGCCGATCATCGCCGATATCGACGCCGGCTTCGGCAATGCCGAAGCCACCTATCTTCTCGCAAAGAAGATGATCGAGGCCGGCGCCTGCGCGTTGCAGATCGAAAACCAGGTTTCCGACGAAAAGCAGTGCGGCCACCAGGACGGCAAGGTCACGATCCCGCATGAGGAGTTCATCGCCAAGATCCGCGCCTGCCGCTACGCCTTTCTGGAGCTCGGCATCGATGACGGCATCATCGTCGCCCGCACCGATTCGCTCGGCGCCGGCCTGACGAAGCAGATCGCCTACAGCGCAACGCCCGGCGATATCGGCGACCAGTACAACAGCTTCCTGGATTGCGAGGACATGACCGGCCGGCCGGTCGAGAGCGGCGAGGTGCTGATCACGCAAGGCGGGCGGCTGATGCGGCCGAGGCGGCTGCGCTCCAACCTCTTCCAGTTCCGCGAAGGCACGGGGGCCGATCGCTGCGTGCTCGACTGCATCCACGCGCTCGACAACGGCGCCGACCTGCTGTGGATCGAAACGGAGAAGCCGCATATCGCCCAGATCGCCGGCATGATGGACCGGATCCGCGCGGTGCGGCCGGAGGCGAAGCTCGTCTACAACAACTCGCCCTCCTTCAACTGGACGCTCAACTTCCGCCAGCAGGTCTTCGACGTCTGGCAGGCGGAGGGACGCGACCTTACGGGCATCAACCGGGCGCAGCTGATGAGCGAGCAGTATGACGAGACCCCGCTCGGTCGCGAGGCGGATGACCGCATCCGTGCCTTCCAGCGCGAGGCCTCGGCCCGGGCCGGCATCTTCCACCACCTGATCACCCTGCCGACCTACCATACGGCAGCGCTCTCCACCGACAGGCTGGCCAGGGACTATTTCGGCGCGGAAGGCATGCTCGGCTATGTCGCGCAGGTGCAGAAGACCGAGATCCGCCAGGGCATCGCCTGCGTCAAGCACCAGGCCATGGCCGGCTCCGATATCGGCGACGACCACAAGGATTACTTCGCCGGCGAAGCCGCACTGAAGGCCGGCGGCGCGCACAACACCATGAACCAGTTCGCTGCCTGA
- a CDS encoding helix-turn-helix domain-containing protein, which translates to MDKQGVYLGPRLRRLRKDLGLTQANMASDLEVSPSYIALMEGNQRPVTAEILLRLARTYKLDMASLADDSLPDLVARLQTALKDPLFADIDIAPLEAADVLTSFPGFGEALLRLHTAYKEGQFALADRRQAAAEGAGEDPGDPVAAVRSFLAARHNCFPALDSAAERLAGVVAEAGGLVAYLDSRHALRVRRLPASVMVGSKRRLDRHRREVLLEETLDGASQTFQLAQQIAYLEMDEEIDRLVRDAALNSESSRRLAHRALAGFFAAAVLMPYTAFARAVDARRYDIEALSRQFSTSFEQTAHRLTTLQKPGQERIPFFFIRVDMAGNVSKRLDSAGFPFARHGGGCPLWSLHQVFSTPRQLVTQWLELPDGQRFFSIARTVRSGGGAFGVARVERAVALVCEGSQAERLVYHSPQQPVVPTPIGITCRLCQREQCTARSQPPIGRQILPDHYRRTEAPFGFSD; encoded by the coding sequence ATGGACAAGCAGGGCGTCTATCTCGGGCCGCGGCTTCGCCGGCTGCGCAAGGATCTGGGCCTCACCCAGGCAAACATGGCCTCCGACCTCGAGGTCTCGCCCTCCTATATTGCCTTGATGGAGGGCAACCAGCGGCCGGTGACGGCGGAGATCCTGCTGCGGCTGGCCCGCACCTACAAGCTGGACATGGCAAGCCTGGCCGATGACAGCCTGCCGGATCTCGTCGCCCGGCTTCAGACGGCACTCAAGGACCCGCTCTTTGCCGATATCGATATTGCGCCGCTCGAAGCTGCCGATGTGCTGACCAGCTTTCCCGGCTTCGGAGAGGCGCTTCTTCGCCTGCACACGGCCTACAAGGAAGGCCAGTTCGCGCTGGCCGATCGGCGCCAGGCGGCGGCCGAAGGGGCGGGGGAGGACCCGGGCGATCCGGTGGCGGCGGTGCGCAGCTTCCTTGCCGCCCGGCACAATTGCTTCCCCGCGCTCGACAGCGCCGCCGAGCGGCTTGCCGGCGTCGTGGCGGAAGCGGGTGGGCTGGTGGCCTATCTGGACAGCCGCCATGCGCTGCGCGTCCGGCGCCTGCCGGCCTCCGTCATGGTCGGCTCGAAGCGCCGGCTCGACCGGCACCGCCGCGAGGTGTTGCTGGAGGAAACGCTCGACGGCGCAAGCCAGACCTTCCAGCTCGCCCAGCAGATCGCCTATCTCGAGATGGACGAGGAGATCGATCGCTTGGTGCGGGACGCGGCGCTGAACTCCGAGAGCAGCCGGCGGCTGGCGCATCGGGCGCTGGCCGGCTTCTTCGCAGCTGCGGTCCTGATGCCCTACACCGCCTTTGCCCGCGCGGTGGACGCGCGGCGCTACGATATCGAGGCGCTGTCCCGGCAGTTCTCGACCAGTTTCGAACAGACGGCGCACCGGCTGACCACGCTGCAGAAGCCGGGGCAGGAGCGGATCCCGTTCTTCTTCATCCGGGTGGATATGGCCGGCAATGTCTCGAAGCGGCTGGACAGCGCCGGCTTCCCCTTCGCCCGCCACGGCGGCGGATGCCCGCTCTGGAGCCTGCATCAGGTGTTCTCCACCCCGCGCCAGCTCGTCACCCAGTGGCTGGAGTTGCCCGACGGGCAGCGCTTCTTCTCCATCGCCCGTACAGTCCGTTCGGGTGGGGGTGCCTTTGGGGTAGCGCGTGTCGAGCGGGCGGTGGCGCTGGTCTGCGAAGGCAGCCAGGCGGAGCGGCTCGTCTATCACTCCCCCCAGCAGCCGGTTGTCCCGACGCCGATCGGCATCACCTGCCGGCTCTGTCAGCGCGAGCAGTGTACGGCCCGGTCGCAACCGCCGATCGGCCGCCAGATCCTTCCCGATCACTACCGCCGCACCGAAGCGCCCTTCGGCTTTTCCGACTAA
- a CDS encoding DUF6074 family protein, producing the protein MTAPHAETIVAFPFAGRRAAIRQAAAELEGVHGEAAVLHWRAACRTIAEDLRALGCDEQEIHVQVMDFQAEVQLEMMRRYLDRKDGAEALAERSSL; encoded by the coding sequence ATGACGGCACCCCATGCGGAAACGATCGTCGCCTTTCCGTTTGCAGGTCGCCGCGCCGCCATCCGCCAGGCTGCCGCCGAGCTGGAAGGCGTTCACGGCGAAGCGGCCGTCCTTCACTGGCGCGCGGCCTGCCGGACGATTGCCGAGGACCTGCGGGCGCTTGGCTGCGACGAGCAGGAAATCCATGTCCAGGTCATGGACTTCCAGGCCGAGGTGCAGCTGGAAATGATGCGCCGCTATCTCGACCGCAAGGACGGCGCCGAGGCGCTTGCCGAGCGCAGCAGCCTCTGA